A genomic region of Mesobacillus jeotgali contains the following coding sequences:
- a CDS encoding FAD-binding oxidoreductase, with protein sequence MAGYIDELKSVIGEELVSVNETILELHGRDESYHEPRLPDVVVFPRNKEDVSKVLKFADERKIPVVPFGLGTSLEGHVIPVNGGISLDLSQMNAIVEVKESDFLVKVQPGVTRSVLNKELKKYGLFFTVDPGADATLGGMAATNASGTTSVRYGIMRDQVRDLEVVLANGDIIHTGSFAAKSSSGIHLNGMFVGSEGTLGVITELTLKVYGIPEAITAARAVFPSVKNAVDAVVGILAGGIPVARIEFVDAESVKKVNEYMETDYEESTTLFMEFHGNEAGLAQDVEFATEILQDHGCTNFQFEADSKARNQLWEARHNLLYAYKHTAGKKSIMLTDVSVPVSELTGAILHTRELIDASSIEGSIVGHVGDGNYHVLLLMDSENPEEVREGGRINEEIVHYALKRGGTCTGEHGVGLGKAKYQRLEHGAAYEVMKSIKKTLDPNGILNPGKIFIE encoded by the coding sequence TTGGCAGGCTACATAGATGAGTTGAAGAGTGTTATAGGTGAAGAGCTTGTATCTGTGAATGAAACAATTTTGGAGCTTCACGGCCGGGATGAGTCCTATCACGAGCCACGCCTGCCGGATGTCGTTGTATTCCCGCGGAATAAAGAGGACGTCAGCAAGGTACTAAAATTTGCGGACGAGCGGAAAATTCCTGTCGTGCCATTCGGTCTGGGAACGAGTCTGGAAGGACACGTCATCCCAGTAAATGGCGGGATTTCCCTTGACCTTTCCCAGATGAATGCGATCGTCGAAGTGAAGGAAAGTGACTTTCTCGTAAAAGTCCAGCCTGGCGTAACGCGTTCTGTCCTGAATAAAGAGCTGAAGAAATATGGCTTGTTTTTCACCGTTGACCCAGGTGCAGATGCGACGCTTGGCGGGATGGCAGCAACGAATGCGAGCGGCACGACCTCTGTTCGCTACGGCATCATGCGCGATCAGGTCAGGGACCTTGAAGTGGTGCTTGCGAACGGTGATATCATCCATACCGGCAGCTTTGCCGCGAAGTCTTCATCAGGGATCCACCTGAACGGCATGTTTGTAGGCTCGGAAGGAACTCTTGGTGTCATCACAGAACTAACGCTGAAAGTATATGGCATCCCAGAGGCGATTACCGCAGCTCGTGCAGTATTTCCTTCTGTGAAAAATGCCGTCGACGCCGTGGTTGGCATTTTAGCTGGGGGCATTCCGGTGGCCCGGATTGAGTTCGTCGATGCAGAGTCGGTGAAAAAAGTAAATGAATACATGGAAACAGATTACGAGGAAAGCACGACGCTGTTCATGGAATTCCACGGCAACGAAGCAGGACTGGCCCAGGATGTAGAGTTTGCCACTGAAATTTTGCAGGACCACGGATGCACGAACTTCCAATTCGAGGCGGACTCTAAAGCACGCAACCAGCTTTGGGAAGCAAGGCATAATCTGCTGTATGCCTATAAGCACACAGCTGGCAAGAAAAGCATCATGCTGACCGATGTCAGTGTCCCGGTTTCTGAATTGACAGGCGCGATCCTCCACACCCGTGAGTTGATTGATGCTTCTTCGATTGAAGGCTCGATCGTCGGCCATGTAGGGGATGGCAACTATCACGTTTTGCTGCTGATGGACAGCGAAAATCCTGAGGAAGTCAGAGAAGGCGGACGGATTAATGAAGAAATCGTCCACTACGCACTGAAGCGCGGGGGCACCTGCACAGGCGAACACGGTGTCGGACTAGGGAAGGCAAAATACCAGCGTCTCGAGCACGGAGCTGCCTATGAAGTCATGAAATCAATCAAGAAAACCCTCGATCCGAACGGGATTTTGAATCCTGGGAAGATTTTTATAGAATAA
- a CDS encoding ThiF family adenylyltransferase, producing the protein MKEMERYSRQILFQPIGSEGQEKLLKSSAVIVGMGALGTVISNHLVRSGVGYVRIIDRDLVELSNLQRQTLYDEDDARENLPKVIAAEKKLKKINSEVKVEAIIADLTLDNAEDLLANFDVIVDGTDNFMARYLINDVAVKHGIPWIYGGAVSSRGMFAAIKPGETPCYRCLFPSVPAGLGETCDSIGVLSPITDIIGSFEAVEALKLLVGAESNPNLEQMDIWYNSFLQMDVSQGRNPECPACVQHHYEFLDRSSDQQINYASLCGRNTIQINPRQKTKQDLEKLAGRLKNNGEIKGNPFLLRFMPDDEITMVIFQDGRVLVHGTNDTVKAKSYYARYMGS; encoded by the coding sequence ATGAAAGAAATGGAGCGTTATTCACGACAGATTTTATTCCAGCCAATTGGAAGCGAAGGTCAGGAGAAACTTTTAAAAAGTTCTGCGGTCATTGTCGGCATGGGCGCGCTTGGAACGGTGATTTCCAACCATCTGGTCAGATCAGGTGTCGGGTATGTCCGCATAATCGACCGTGATCTGGTGGAGCTCTCTAACCTTCAGCGCCAGACTCTCTATGATGAGGATGACGCGCGCGAGAACCTGCCGAAGGTCATCGCCGCTGAAAAAAAACTGAAAAAGATCAATTCAGAGGTAAAAGTAGAGGCTATCATCGCTGATTTGACGCTCGACAACGCAGAGGATCTGCTTGCAAACTTTGATGTGATCGTCGATGGGACCGATAATTTTATGGCCCGTTATCTCATAAATGATGTTGCCGTCAAACATGGCATTCCGTGGATTTATGGCGGTGCTGTCAGCTCGCGTGGGATGTTCGCCGCCATCAAACCGGGGGAGACCCCTTGCTATCGGTGCTTGTTCCCATCCGTTCCTGCTGGACTGGGAGAGACATGTGACAGCATCGGTGTGCTCTCGCCGATTACGGATATCATTGGATCCTTCGAAGCCGTCGAGGCACTCAAGTTGCTCGTAGGGGCAGAGTCGAACCCGAATCTTGAGCAGATGGATATCTGGTACAACTCCTTTTTACAGATGGACGTCAGCCAGGGGCGCAATCCAGAATGCCCGGCATGCGTCCAACATCATTATGAATTTTTAGATCGGTCATCAGACCAGCAAATCAACTATGCATCCTTATGCGGGCGCAACACCATCCAAATCAACCCGAGGCAAAAAACGAAACAGGATCTGGAGAAGCTCGCCGGCCGCCTGAAAAATAATGGCGAGATCAAAGGTAATCCATTTTTGCTGCGTTTCATGCCGGATGATGAAATCACGATGGTCATCTTCCAGGATGGGCGAGTGCTTGTCCATGGCACGAATGATACGGTAAAAGCAAAATCATATTATGCTAGATACATGGGCTCATAA
- a CDS encoding aldehyde ferredoxin oxidoreductase family protein, which translates to MNFGGFKNKEVVVDLSNGTVDYRGINEDDVKKYVGGRGLGVKYVLDNGPEVEPLSEENILCIMTGPVTGSRSSMSGRLAVVTKSPLTGTVTDSHMGGWTAARLKWAGIDNVIFKGKSDKPVYLYIEDGKAEIRDASQLWGLSTRATVQAMKDAHGEENLSVMTIGQAGENGVRFAGFMNEHDRSAGRGGTGAVAGYKKLKAIVIKAAQKGNMPEPAQKDEYNQANKKAVKAILEGGLTAPNKGGLSVYGTNVLTNLINEVGALPTRNSQLTHWDEAEKHSGEWVNEHLLVANNTCHACPVGCKIEVEVKEGKYKTRVESFEFESAWALGANSGLSDSEAIAYLIDICNEYGMDTIELGHAISVTMEAYEKGIVDEKLDWGDADGMIEIARKIAFREGFGGILAEGPARATAAWGVPELSMSVKGQSIPAYDPRGIQGIGLGYATSNRGACHLRGYTIASEIAGIPEPTDRTVAEGKAELLNVFQNLLSFSDSMNICKFSSFSENAEHYAEQYSTMTGIPMTADDVMLAGERIYNLERYYNNLAGFNKREDDFLPKRFTEEGASGNSEGLVSRMDIMLDDYYNVRGWKDGVVTEEKLRELGIIGEETTPATEEV; encoded by the coding sequence ATGAATTTTGGGGGATTTAAAAACAAAGAAGTCGTAGTTGATTTGTCAAACGGCACTGTCGATTACAGAGGCATCAATGAAGACGACGTGAAAAAGTATGTTGGCGGCCGCGGTCTTGGAGTTAAGTATGTTCTTGACAATGGGCCTGAAGTAGAGCCTTTGTCAGAGGAAAACATCCTGTGTATCATGACAGGGCCTGTTACAGGTTCACGTTCTTCGATGAGCGGACGTCTGGCAGTAGTGACGAAGTCTCCATTGACTGGCACGGTTACTGACTCACATATGGGCGGATGGACAGCTGCCCGCTTGAAGTGGGCTGGAATCGACAACGTAATTTTCAAAGGCAAGAGCGACAAGCCTGTGTACCTTTATATCGAAGACGGCAAGGCAGAGATCCGCGACGCTTCTCAATTGTGGGGATTGAGCACTCGCGCGACTGTGCAGGCTATGAAAGACGCTCATGGCGAAGAAAACCTTAGCGTTATGACAATCGGCCAGGCTGGCGAAAACGGCGTACGTTTTGCTGGTTTCATGAACGAGCATGACCGTTCTGCAGGACGCGGCGGTACTGGTGCGGTTGCAGGTTACAAGAAATTGAAAGCAATCGTCATCAAAGCTGCACAAAAAGGCAACATGCCTGAGCCGGCACAAAAAGATGAATACAACCAGGCTAACAAGAAAGCGGTTAAAGCGATTCTTGAAGGCGGATTGACAGCTCCTAACAAAGGCGGATTATCCGTTTACGGAACAAACGTCCTTACTAACTTGATCAATGAAGTGGGAGCGCTTCCAACTCGCAACTCTCAATTGACACACTGGGATGAAGCAGAAAAGCACTCTGGTGAGTGGGTAAACGAGCACCTGCTTGTTGCCAACAACACATGCCACGCTTGCCCGGTTGGCTGTAAAATTGAAGTTGAAGTAAAAGAAGGCAAATATAAGACTCGCGTTGAAAGCTTTGAGTTCGAATCTGCATGGGCACTTGGTGCGAACAGCGGATTGAGCGACTCTGAAGCAATCGCATACTTAATCGACATCTGTAACGAATACGGCATGGATACCATCGAGCTTGGCCACGCCATCTCTGTCACAATGGAAGCCTATGAAAAAGGCATCGTTGACGAGAAGCTTGATTGGGGCGACGCTGACGGCATGATTGAAATCGCTCGCAAAATTGCATTCCGTGAAGGCTTCGGCGGCATCCTTGCTGAAGGTCCTGCACGCGCGACTGCTGCATGGGGCGTTCCTGAACTGTCTATGTCAGTTAAAGGCCAATCTATCCCGGCTTACGATCCACGTGGTATCCAGGGTATCGGCCTTGGCTATGCGACAAGTAACCGTGGTGCCTGCCACCTTCGCGGCTACACTATCGCATCTGAAATTGCCGGCATTCCTGAACCAACAGACCGTACAGTAGCAGAAGGCAAAGCTGAGCTTCTGAATGTATTCCAGAACCTGCTTTCATTCTCTGACTCTATGAATATCTGTAAGTTCTCTTCTTTCTCTGAAAATGCAGAGCACTATGCTGAGCAATACAGCACAATGACTGGCATTCCAATGACTGCTGATGATGTCATGCTTGCAGGGGAAAGAATCTATAACCTTGAACGTTACTATAACAACTTAGCCGGCTTCAACAAGCGTGAGGACGACTTCCTTCCAAAACGTTTCACTGAAGAAGGCGCATCAGGCAACAGTGAAGGACTTGTTTCCCGCATGGACATCATGCTGGATGACTATTATAATGTCCGCGGCTGGAAAGATGGCGTTGTTACAGAAGAAAAACTTCGCGAACTAGGCATCATTGGCGAAGAAACAACTCCAGCTACAGAGGAAGTTTAA